From Vanacampus margaritifer isolate UIUO_Vmar chromosome 8, RoL_Vmar_1.0, whole genome shotgun sequence, a single genomic window includes:
- the sycp1 gene encoding synaptonemal complex protein 1 isoform X4, with the protein MFDEVEKIKCWKAKVLCDAAESERKLQENKATIETQRKAIQELQFQNESLSIKLEEQMSENEEWRNKHNATRNLCNLLKETFERSTDKMQLFESEREETHHLLMENSESVQKLTVAFERLRVQAEAEKKEMQSAKESLQDFEELKEKYQQEYTLKEKEVATLTAKLQDKEGEFEKVQRDLHETQNQCRLLQEATTQQCEDLKSSKMEQKSLLEKLHSAEQRYKESKTSQEAMSAMLRQSKEEHVQILSSKDLSLQEVCRVKNEQAEKLEQVQKTLVELQNSLAFEERRSKDCEEKLMEKHKELERSKKVLGEIEEQSAKKDEQITILQSEIQECVNSMELVKRKANILEVRVNDLQADLSAKTIEAQLVMGEAQTLRADNEKLKNTGEKAEEVFMEKHDTTERKVHELEEKLFNEMKKSEEYSFGIVQLKTELTQHQAKYEELLSNFNEVHFEKKAVEQKFESKSSNMKTVEANMKVSEEKALKLSKEIQKLEGENQRLRAEVYAIQSLTQRQCEEIEMLQKKMEDNCEHLQEKITQTEGQIKAAEVKCSYLVKKIKSHRKAGEYQKEIKKLKAQIAKELVKYGQLENKLSSLNEESHNQKRLEEKHQELLKELHAKTLLAAQLDNEMQELRSKTAEAIKSKQDAELKCQHKMADMVALMEKHKSQYDRMVKEKDAELDEIKKSATEAVDCRVALELDVSKLKTENSQLKKQLMAAKKELSDLKKELSSLKFPRLSQDKNNTTNAFNTNDKGRHAETPRSRSSKMNVFDFAEESDVGSMRMSGERTPKIKELHREDFASPVNRTKRAGRENKIKTYRIRTPPSAEKPGSWGKRALELEPKSDSSDPSNVLTIKRLPAPQFSVPLSNSNRFTKSPTAVKSPGTSLRLATIKRIRDAGWTAVIDSEKKKKTKRDIFG; encoded by the exons ATGTTTGACGAGGTGGAGAAAATCAAATGCTGGAAAGCCAAAGTGCTCTGTGACGCTGCCGAAAGTGAGAGGAAACTTCAGGAGAACAAAGCAACAATTGAGACGCAGCGCAAGGCCATTCAAGAGTTACAG TTTCAAAATGAAAGTCTCAGCATCAAGCTTGAGGAgcagatgagtgaaaatgaggAGTGGCGGAAcaa ACACAATGCAACCCGCAACTTGTGTAATTTGCTGAAAGAAACATTTGAGCGGTCGACAGacaaaatgcaattat TTGAATCCGAGCGAGAGGAGACGCATCACCTTCTAATGGAAAACAGTGAAAGTGTTCAG AAACTGACTGTGGCATTTGAACGCCTTCGCGTTCAAGCTGAAGCCGAAAAGAAGGAGATGCAGTCTG CCAAAGAGAGTTTGCAGGACTTTGAAGAGCTGAAagaaaaatatcagcaagaataCACCCTAAAAGAGAAAGAG GTGGCGACACTTACAGCTAAACTTCAGGATAAAGAAGGTGAATTTGAGAAAGTCCAGCGTGACCTCCATGAAACACAAAATCAATGCAGACTGCTTCAAGAGGCCACAA CGCAACAATGTGAGGATCTGAAAAGCTCAAAAATGGAGCAAAAGTCCCTTCTTGAAAAACTGCACTCGGCAGAGCAGcgctataaagaaagcaag ACAAGCCAGGAAGCCATGAGTGCCATGCTGAGACAGAGCAAAGAAGAGCATGTGCAGATCCTCAGCAGCAAAGATTTAAGCTTGCAGGAGGTTTGCCGAGTTAAAAACGAACAAGCCGAGAAGCTCGAACAAGTTCAGAAAACCCTTGTGGAGCTGCAGAATTCTTTAGCCTTTGAGGAACGAAG GTCTAAGGATTGCGAGGAAAAACTAatggaaaaacacaaagaaCTTGAAAGGAGTAAGAAAGTTTTAG GAGAAATAGAAGAACAAAGTGCAAAAAAAGATGAGCAAATTACCATCCTTCAGAGTGAAATA CAAGAATGTGTGAACTCAATGGAGCTTGTGAAGAGAAAAGCTAATATCCTTGAGGTCAGAGTGAACGACCTCCAAGCTGACCTTTCAGCAAAAACCATAGAAGCCCAGCTAGTCATG GGTGAGGCACAGACTCTACGTGCAGACAACGAAAAGCTCAAGAATACTGGTGAAAAGGCAGAAGAAGTTTTCATGGAGAAGCACGACACCACTGAG AGAAAAGTGCACGAGCTGGAGGAAAAGTTGTTCAATGAAATGAAGAAATCAGAGGAGTACAGCTTTGGCATAGTGCAGCTCAAGACAGAACTCACACAGCATCA AGCCAAGTATGAAGAGCTGCTGTCTAATTTTAACGAGGTTCATTTTGAGAAGAAAGCTGTTGAGCAGAAGTTTGAGAGCAAGTCCTCTAATATGAAAACCGTAGAGGCAAACATGAAG GTGAGTGAGGAGAAGGCCTTGAAGCTCTCAAAGGAAATTCAGAAGCTGGAAGGGGAAAACCAACGTTTAAG ggcCGAAGTGTACGCCATTCAGAGTCTAACCCAAAGACAGTGTGAAGAAATTGAGATGTTGCagaagaaaatggaagacaat TGTGAGCATTTGCAGGAGAAGATCACACAGACAGAAGGACAGATCAAAGCTGCAGAAGTAAAG TGCTCTTACCTTGTGAAGAAAATTAAATCTCATCGTAAAGCAGGGGAATACCAGAAAGAG ATTAAAAAACTTAAGGCACAAATTGCAAAAGAGCTTGTGAAATACGGTCAGCTTGAAAATAAG cTGAGCAGTCTGAATGAGGAATCCCACAACCAGAAAAGACTTGAGGAAAAGCATCAGGAGCTGCTGAAAGAGCTTCACGCTAAAACTTTGTTAGCGGCACAGCTGGACAATGAG ATGCAAGAGCTGCGATCAAAAACAGCTGAGGCCATCAAGAGCAAACAGGACGCAGAACTCAAGTGTCAACATAAGATGGCAGATATGGTCGCACTGATGGAAAAACACAAA AGCCAATACGACCGCATGGTCAAAGAAAAGGATGCGGAGCTTGACGAGATAAAGAAGAGTGCAACTGAGGCAGTTGACTGCAGGGTGGCATTG GAGCTTGATGTCTCCAAGCTCAAGACAGAAAACAGTCAACTGAAGAAGCAGCTGATGGCTGCAAAG AAGGAGTTAAGTGATCTGAAGAAAGAATTGTCATCACTTAAATTCCCCCGTCTGTCCCAAGACAAGAACAACACG ACAAATGCCTTCAACACGAATGATAAAGGGAGACATGCAGAAACACCAAGAAGCAGGTCTTCAAAGATGAACGTGTTTGACTTTGCCGAG GAATCTGACGTTGGATCCATGAGAATGTCAGGCGAAAGAACACCCAAGATCAAG GAACTCCACCGTGAAGACTTTGCTTCCCCAGTAAATAGGACAAAGCGGGCtggcagagaaaacaaaatcaaa ACCTACAGAATAAGGACGCCCCCTAGTGCTGAAAAGCCAGGGAGCTGGGGGAAGAGAGCCCTCGAGCTGGAGCCCAAGTCCGACAGCTCTGATCCAAGCAATGTTTTg ACTATTAAAAGATTGCCAGCACCCCAGTTCTCTGTTCCTCTCTCTAATAGTAACAGATTCACAAAG AGTCCCACTGCTGTTAAGTCACCAGGAACCTCCCTTAGGTTAGCGACCATCAAGAGGATTCGTGATGCTGGCTGGACCGCCGTCATTGAcagtgagaaaaagaaaaagacaaagagGGACATTTTTGGATAA